The following are encoded together in the candidate division KSB1 bacterium genome:
- the panC gene encoding pantoate--beta-alanine ligase codes for MIVTSEIARVRAVRWQEPHLRWGFVPTMGYLHEGHLALVRRARAENDKVAVSIFVNPLQFGPREDLSTYPRALQRDLEMLAAVPADLVFTPDEREMYPPGFQTVVTVQNVTRPLEGSSRPTHFQGVATVVAKLFNIVQPTRAYFGQKDAQQTVVVRRMVQDLDFNLEVIVCPTVREADGLAMSSRNAYLSPEERRAAPVLYRALTAAQQAWRAGERRAESLRQEMRAIIAQEKLAVVDYVSVADPVTLEELETISGPALLSLAVFFGKTRLIDNVLLPAA; via the coding sequence ATGATCGTCACCTCTGAAATTGCCCGCGTGCGCGCGGTGCGCTGGCAGGAGCCGCATTTGCGCTGGGGCTTCGTGCCCACCATGGGCTATTTGCACGAGGGCCATCTCGCCCTGGTGCGGCGTGCCCGCGCCGAGAATGACAAAGTCGCGGTCAGCATTTTCGTCAATCCCCTGCAATTCGGCCCGCGTGAGGATTTGAGCACTTATCCGCGCGCGCTGCAACGCGATCTGGAGATGCTGGCGGCCGTGCCGGCGGATCTGGTGTTCACGCCGGACGAACGGGAAATGTACCCTCCCGGCTTTCAAACCGTGGTTACCGTGCAAAACGTCACCAGACCATTGGAGGGCAGCTCGCGGCCCACGCATTTCCAGGGCGTGGCCACGGTGGTGGCGAAACTGTTCAATATCGTGCAGCCCACGCGCGCCTATTTCGGCCAGAAGGATGCGCAACAAACCGTGGTGGTGCGCCGGATGGTACAGGATCTCGATTTCAATCTGGAAGTCATCGTGTGCCCGACGGTGCGCGAAGCGGACGGCCTGGCCATGAGCTCGCGCAATGCCTATCTCTCGCCGGAAGAACGCCGCGCCGCCCCGGTGCTGTATCGTGCCCTGACCGCGGCACAGCAGGCGTGGCGGGCCGGCGAACGCCGCGCCGAGAGCCTGCGCCAGGAGATGCGCGCAATCATCGCGCAGGAAAAACTTGCGGTGGTGGATTATGTGAGCGTCGCTGACCCGGTGACGCTGGAAGAGCTCGAGACCATCAGCGGTCCGGCGCTGCTCTCGCTGGCGGTGTTTTTCGGCAAGACCCGCCTGATCGACAATGTGTTGCTGCCGGCAGCTTAG
- a CDS encoding beta-lactamase family protein, translating to MEALFRAYNQPGVPGAAVMIIHRGKPVFVRAYGLANLADQTPVRPATNFRLASLTKQFTAMAIMMLVEHGKLTYERTLTEIFPEFPAYGRTVTLRHLLQHTSGLIDYEDLLPDTATVQVLDRDVLALMQAQDSTYFPPGTQYRYSNSGYAVLAMVVERVSGMRFAEFLRTNIFQPLGMHTTVAFENGVSHVPHRALGYREENGAFVLKDQSLTSAVLGDGGIYSSLEDLFKWDQALYTEKLVSAATLQQAFTPGVLADGRPLDYGFGWRVQDYRGHRRLQHTGSTSGFRNVIQRYPDDKFSVIILTNRAEPEVEELATQLTDIFLFGK from the coding sequence ATGGAAGCCCTGTTCAGGGCCTATAATCAGCCGGGAGTGCCCGGCGCCGCGGTCATGATCATTCACCGCGGCAAACCGGTTTTCGTGCGGGCCTACGGCCTGGCCAATCTCGCCGACCAAACACCGGTGCGGCCCGCCACCAATTTCCGGCTGGCCTCGCTGACGAAACAATTCACCGCGATGGCCATCATGATGCTGGTCGAGCACGGCAAACTGACCTACGAGCGCACGCTCACGGAAATCTTTCCGGAGTTCCCGGCTTACGGCCGCACCGTGACCCTCCGCCATCTGCTGCAGCACACCTCCGGCTTGATCGACTACGAAGACCTTCTGCCCGATACCGCCACGGTGCAGGTGCTCGATCGCGATGTGCTCGCGCTCATGCAGGCGCAGGACTCGACCTATTTTCCGCCGGGCACGCAGTATCGTTACAGCAATTCCGGCTATGCCGTGCTGGCGATGGTGGTCGAGCGGGTTTCCGGCATGCGCTTCGCGGAGTTTCTCCGCACCAACATCTTCCAGCCGCTGGGCATGCACACTACCGTGGCTTTTGAAAACGGCGTCTCGCACGTCCCGCACCGTGCCCTGGGCTACCGCGAGGAAAACGGCGCGTTTGTTCTCAAGGACCAAAGCCTGACCAGCGCCGTGCTCGGTGATGGCGGCATCTATTCCTCCCTCGAAGACCTGTTCAAGTGGGATCAGGCGCTTTACACGGAAAAACTGGTCAGTGCCGCCACCTTGCAGCAGGCCTTCACGCCCGGCGTTCTGGCGGATGGCCGGCCGCTGGATTATGGCTTCGGCTGGCGCGTGCAGGACTATCGCGGTCATCGCCGCCTGCAACACACCGGCAGCACCTCGGGTTTTCGCAACGTCATCCAACGCTATCCCGACGACAAATTCAGCGTGATCATTCTCACCAACCGCGCCGAGCCGGAGGTCGAAGAGTTGGCCACGCAGCTCACCGACATCTTTTTGTTTGGAAAATGA
- a CDS encoding 2-dehydropantoate 2-reductase has product MRVAIIGIGALGSLFAARLHALCELIMCGDWPEQVQAVRHHGLRLIDRHQRVSVHRVRIANDVREVGCVELAFILVKSYKTAQAAALAEQILAPEGLAVTLQNGLGHAEILQAALSPHRVIAGSTSQGATLVRPGVVRHAGEGPTCLAQPALWTPAFDRLLQLFEHAQMEVQVLPEVTRVLWRKLVISAGINSLTALLRQPNGYLVENELARGLMLEAVAEAARVARTQGVALDPAEAGAQALAVARATAGNHSSMLQDVQRGAPTEIEAITGRIVALAGQAGVATPVNNLLLRLMRDGAEQIDIAELIRLREHDRHL; this is encoded by the coding sequence ATGCGGGTTGCAATCATCGGCATCGGCGCGTTGGGCAGCCTGTTCGCCGCGCGTCTGCATGCGCTGTGCGAGCTGATCATGTGCGGCGACTGGCCGGAACAGGTGCAGGCCGTGCGCCACCACGGCCTGCGGTTGATCGACCGCCATCAACGTGTCAGCGTGCATCGGGTGCGCATCGCCAATGACGTGCGCGAAGTCGGCTGCGTCGAGCTGGCCTTCATTCTGGTGAAGAGTTACAAAACCGCGCAGGCCGCTGCGCTGGCAGAGCAGATTCTGGCGCCGGAGGGACTGGCGGTCACGCTGCAAAATGGGCTGGGGCACGCGGAAATTTTACAGGCCGCGCTGTCACCGCACCGCGTGATCGCGGGCAGCACGTCGCAAGGCGCCACGCTCGTGCGGCCCGGCGTGGTGCGCCATGCCGGCGAGGGCCCGACTTGTCTGGCGCAGCCGGCGCTATGGACGCCGGCGTTCGACCGGCTGCTGCAGCTCTTTGAACACGCGCAGATGGAGGTGCAGGTCCTGCCGGAGGTCACCCGTGTGCTGTGGCGCAAGCTGGTGATCAGCGCCGGCATCAATTCCCTGACGGCGTTGTTGCGCCAACCCAACGGTTATTTGGTGGAAAACGAGCTGGCGCGCGGCCTGATGCTGGAGGCCGTGGCCGAGGCGGCGCGTGTGGCGCGCACGCAAGGCGTGGCGCTCGATCCCGCCGAAGCCGGCGCGCAGGCGCTGGCCGTGGCGCGGGCCACGGCCGGCAATCATTCTTCCATGCTGCAGGACGTGCAGCGCGGCGCGCCCACGGAGATCGAGGCGATCACCGGCAGGATCGTGGCGCTCGCCGGGCAGGCGGGTGTGGCCACACCGGTCAACAACCTGCTGCTGCGGCTGATGCGCGACGGTGCAGAACAAATTGACATTGCCGAATTGATCCGTCTGAGAGAACATGATCGTCACCTCTGA
- the idi gene encoding isopentenyl-diphosphate Delta-isomerase, translating into MQEQVILVDENDQPLGVAEKLAAHREGWLHRAFSIFIFNAGGEMLLQRRALNKYHSAGLWTNACCSHPRPGESLAGAAHRRLREEMGFECPLVPAFQFIYRAELEHGLIEHEYDHVFIGDHSGALQPDPREVMAHRWLSLPALAQELQTSPENYTVWFRIAAPRAVRSRGLPGFADSA; encoded by the coding sequence ATGCAGGAACAAGTCATTCTGGTCGATGAAAACGATCAGCCCCTGGGCGTCGCCGAAAAATTGGCCGCCCACCGTGAGGGCTGGTTGCATCGCGCCTTTTCGATCTTCATCTTCAATGCCGGCGGCGAGATGCTGCTGCAACGCCGCGCGCTGAACAAATATCATTCGGCCGGCTTGTGGACCAATGCCTGCTGCAGTCATCCGCGGCCGGGCGAATCGCTTGCCGGTGCGGCGCACCGGCGCCTGCGCGAGGAGATGGGCTTTGAATGCCCGCTCGTGCCGGCGTTTCAATTCATTTACCGGGCGGAACTCGAACACGGCCTGATCGAGCATGAATACGATCACGTGTTCATCGGTGATCACTCCGGTGCGCTGCAGCCCGATCCCCGCGAAGTGATGGCTCACCGCTGGCTGAGCCTGCCCGCCCTCGCACAGGAACTGCAAACTTCGCCGGAAAACTACACCGTCTGGTTTCGCATTGCCGCGCCGCGCGCCGTGCGTTCGCGCGGCCTGCCGGGATTTGCCGACAGTGCCTGA